A genome region from Microbacterium sp. CGR2 includes the following:
- a CDS encoding DeoR/GlpR family DNA-binding transcription regulator has product MDASGTARRRLPAGRKADLASYVEQTGQVTVGDLAEHFGVSIDTIRRDLDQLDREGVLVRTHGGAVSSASGPLKDRALDVRMRVQTEEKERIARIAAGLVEDGSVIMLNAGTTTLAVARALRNHHDLTIATNNLRIPGELSPSVFRDLYVFGGAVRSITQATTGPVTFTMTPGGPEVDIRCDLALIAVGAVDEAGYSTSNLGDAAMMSEMIQRAERTAILADSTKIGRRFFAQIALLDRADYLITDAPLPPRIAAALAQADVQVLTP; this is encoded by the coding sequence ATGGATGCATCCGGAACGGCACGGCGCCGCCTTCCCGCGGGCCGCAAGGCCGATCTCGCCAGCTATGTCGAGCAGACGGGCCAGGTGACGGTCGGCGACCTCGCAGAGCACTTCGGGGTCTCGATCGACACGATTCGGCGAGACCTCGACCAGCTCGATCGCGAGGGCGTGCTCGTCCGCACGCACGGCGGCGCCGTCAGCTCCGCGAGCGGACCCTTGAAAGACCGCGCACTCGACGTGCGCATGCGCGTGCAGACCGAGGAGAAAGAGCGGATCGCCCGGATCGCAGCGGGGCTCGTGGAAGACGGCTCCGTCATCATGCTCAACGCGGGCACGACGACGCTCGCCGTCGCACGGGCGCTGCGGAACCATCACGACCTGACGATCGCCACCAACAACCTGCGCATCCCCGGAGAGCTGTCCCCCTCGGTCTTCCGCGACCTCTACGTGTTCGGCGGTGCCGTGCGTTCGATCACTCAGGCCACGACCGGCCCGGTGACGTTCACCATGACCCCGGGGGGTCCGGAGGTCGACATCCGCTGCGACCTGGCGCTCATCGCGGTCGGCGCTGTGGACGAAGCCGGGTACTCGACATCCAACCTCGGTGATGCCGCGATGATGTCCGAGATGATCCAGCGCGCAGAGCGCACCGCCATTCTCGCCGACTCCACCAAGATCGGACGCCGCTTCTTCGCGCAGATCGCACTCCTGGACCGCGCCGACTACCTGATCACAGATGCTCCCCTGCCCCCACGGATCGCCGCGGCGCTCGCGCAGGCCGACGTGCAGGTGCTCACTCCCTGA
- a CDS encoding sugar ABC transporter substrate-binding protein, with translation MSTVGRGRRRTRTIVGVTTAAVTLLVVAGCTPATSGDSGGDGENVTIEFAQWWEPELPDGEFRALIDRFEEANPEITVELVSGPYASTKEQLFAGAASGTMPDVVGLDGAWVNDFASQGVIADLTALMEENDYDDSQLASQVQVDGSTYMIPVVNFVYPMFTNDDLLAEAGVDAPPTTRSEFADAAAKVSALGGDVSGWVLPLSQETPNGVQNDVMSWVWASGGSMLDDGQPDLTNDDVTSAVDYIGGLWDDGVIASGSFTMKEQDKVEEFTNGRAGMMIDSLAHINLIRETNPDLNFSISAIPAEEGYDGERGIPYASWGIGVAENSEHKDAAFKLVSYLMSQETNSELSTMAKAFPGNSESVPDFVADDELFAQAFEIYQAGYPANEFTGLPVAEELMRLLGEQLQSAFDGQQSIDDALKKAQEAWEAEF, from the coding sequence ATGAGCACAGTGGGACGAGGACGCAGACGAACCCGAACGATCGTCGGCGTCACGACCGCAGCGGTTACCCTTCTGGTCGTCGCGGGCTGCACGCCCGCCACGTCTGGGGACAGTGGCGGCGACGGCGAGAATGTCACGATCGAATTCGCCCAATGGTGGGAGCCCGAACTGCCAGACGGCGAGTTCCGCGCACTCATCGACAGGTTCGAGGAGGCCAACCCCGAGATCACTGTCGAACTGGTCAGCGGACCCTATGCCTCGACGAAGGAGCAGCTGTTCGCCGGGGCCGCATCCGGCACCATGCCTGATGTCGTCGGTCTCGACGGCGCGTGGGTGAACGACTTCGCCTCCCAGGGCGTGATCGCCGATCTCACCGCTCTCATGGAGGAGAACGACTACGACGACAGCCAGCTCGCCAGCCAGGTCCAGGTCGACGGCAGCACCTACATGATCCCCGTGGTGAATTTCGTCTACCCGATGTTCACCAACGACGATCTTCTGGCCGAGGCCGGGGTCGACGCACCACCCACGACACGAAGCGAATTCGCGGATGCCGCCGCCAAGGTCTCAGCCCTTGGCGGGGATGTCTCCGGGTGGGTGCTTCCGTTGTCGCAGGAGACTCCGAACGGTGTGCAGAACGACGTCATGTCGTGGGTGTGGGCCTCCGGAGGATCGATGCTGGACGACGGGCAGCCCGACCTGACGAACGACGACGTGACTTCTGCGGTCGACTACATCGGCGGACTTTGGGACGACGGCGTGATCGCGTCGGGATCGTTCACGATGAAGGAGCAGGACAAGGTCGAGGAGTTCACCAACGGTCGAGCCGGCATGATGATCGATTCGCTGGCCCACATCAATCTCATCCGTGAGACGAACCCCGACCTGAACTTCTCGATCTCGGCGATCCCTGCCGAGGAAGGGTACGACGGCGAGCGCGGTATCCCCTATGCATCGTGGGGGATCGGGGTCGCGGAGAACTCCGAGCACAAGGATGCCGCTTTCAAGCTCGTGTCCTACCTGATGAGCCAGGAGACCAATTCCGAACTGTCGACCATGGCGAAGGCCTTCCCGGGCAACTCGGAATCTGTTCCCGATTTCGTCGCCGACGACGAGCTGTTCGCCCAGGCGTTCGAGATCTACCAGGCGGGGTACCCCGCGAACGAGTTCACCGGCCTCCCCGTCGCGGAAGAGCTCATGCGTCTCCTCGGAGAGCAGCTCCAGTCCGCGTTCGACGGGCAGCAATCGATCGATGACGCGCTGAAGAAGGCTCAAGAGGCCTGGGAAGCGGAGTTCTGA
- a CDS encoding carbohydrate ABC transporter permease: MSLRTTDDTEVIVTGVALSRRRRQLRKTTESYAFLSPTILLLLVLMIVPIVMVIGYSFQDNVILNKTPEFVGIANFVQVLTDPGFWKATGNTLIFTIGSVIAHLILGLGFAMMLNSSLLGRVTRSLFRALYVLPWLFTVAVIAVLWRMLLAPNGVINFLLNTDIEWLASPQLALGTITFINIWAGYPFFMVSLLAGLQGIPNELNEAATVDGASATQRFWNVTIPQLRPIIVSLVLLDLIWTSQQFALIWMTTGGGPIDVTEVLSTFTYKLAFAKYDFSLAATSAVLVLLMSMVLAVFYVRHQKARD, from the coding sequence ATGAGCCTGAGAACGACCGACGACACCGAGGTGATCGTCACCGGCGTCGCCCTGTCGCGTCGGCGCCGCCAGCTGCGTAAGACCACAGAGTCCTACGCCTTCCTCTCGCCGACGATCCTGCTGCTGCTCGTGCTGATGATCGTGCCGATCGTCATGGTGATCGGGTATTCGTTCCAGGACAACGTCATCCTGAACAAGACACCCGAGTTCGTCGGTATCGCGAACTTCGTCCAGGTCCTCACCGACCCCGGGTTCTGGAAGGCGACAGGCAATACCCTCATCTTCACGATCGGGAGTGTGATCGCGCACCTCATCCTGGGTCTGGGCTTCGCCATGATGCTCAACAGCTCTCTGCTCGGCCGTGTCACCCGTTCGCTTTTCCGAGCGCTCTACGTCCTCCCGTGGCTTTTCACCGTGGCGGTGATCGCCGTCCTCTGGCGCATGCTGCTCGCCCCGAACGGTGTCATCAACTTCCTGCTCAACACCGACATCGAATGGTTGGCCTCGCCGCAGCTGGCGCTCGGCACCATCACGTTCATCAACATCTGGGCGGGCTATCCGTTCTTCATGGTGAGCCTGCTCGCCGGACTTCAGGGCATCCCGAACGAGCTGAACGAAGCGGCCACGGTCGACGGAGCAAGTGCGACTCAGCGGTTCTGGAACGTCACCATCCCGCAATTGCGCCCGATCATCGTCAGCCTCGTGCTCCTCGACCTGATCTGGACCTCGCAGCAGTTCGCCCTCATCTGGATGACGACCGGCGGTGGCCCGATCGATGTGACCGAAGTGCTCAGCACCTTCACCTACAAGCTGGCGTTCGCCAAGTACGACTTCTCGCTGGCGGCGACCTCGGCCGTGCTGGTGCTGCTGATGTCGATGGTTCTCGCCGTGTTCTACGTCCGTCACCAGAAAGCGAGGGACTGA
- a CDS encoding carbohydrate ABC transporter permease — protein sequence MALTVKNQRRVAKTGVTIGLILGAVFAAGPVLWMLSSSFKSNTQIFELPPRLLTETFSFDAYIAIFSSAETMRFFLNSYIVAGAVTVLTLIVAIQAPYAFSRFDFRGKRILNVVIVSVQAVPPITLLIPYFGLMVALGLYNSYAGLILTYMVFTLPYAIIMMTGYFNTLPRELDEAVRVDGAGSMTALWRILVPISVPGIVSVGIYTFMIAWNEYLFALTLTRTIDMRTVPIGIQLLMGQHSYEWNQIMAMSVLGSIPVLVLFLFFQRYFISGLTAGSVKS from the coding sequence GTGGCTCTCACCGTCAAGAACCAGCGCCGGGTCGCGAAGACCGGCGTCACCATCGGCCTCATCCTCGGTGCGGTGTTCGCCGCGGGACCTGTGCTGTGGATGCTGTCGAGCTCGTTCAAGTCCAACACGCAGATCTTCGAGCTGCCCCCGCGGCTGCTCACCGAGACGTTCTCGTTCGACGCCTACATCGCCATCTTCAGCAGCGCCGAGACGATGCGGTTCTTCTTGAACAGCTACATCGTGGCCGGAGCGGTGACCGTGCTGACGCTGATCGTCGCGATCCAGGCGCCTTACGCATTCAGCAGGTTCGACTTCCGCGGCAAACGCATCCTCAACGTCGTGATCGTGAGCGTTCAGGCGGTGCCGCCGATCACCCTGCTGATCCCGTACTTCGGGCTCATGGTGGCGCTCGGCCTGTACAACTCGTACGCCGGTCTCATCCTCACGTACATGGTCTTCACCCTGCCCTACGCGATCATCATGATGACCGGCTACTTCAATACGCTGCCGCGGGAACTCGACGAGGCCGTCCGCGTCGACGGCGCAGGCTCCATGACCGCGCTGTGGCGGATCCTCGTGCCGATCTCCGTTCCGGGCATCGTCTCGGTCGGCATCTACACCTTCATGATCGCGTGGAACGAGTACCTCTTCGCGCTGACGCTCACTCGCACCATCGACATGCGCACCGTCCCTATCGGCATCCAGCTGCTCATGGGGCAGCACTCCTACGAGTGGAACCAGATCATGGCGATGAGTGTGCTCGGCTCGATCCCGGTGCTGGTGCTGTTCCTCTTCTTCCAGCGCTACTTCATCAGCGGTCTCACGGCCGGATCGGTGAAGAGCTGA
- a CDS encoding ketose-bisphosphate aldolase: MLYTGKSILDVANANNFAIPAFNISDWAMFNGIMDISEEKAAPVIIAIHPDEVSHITTDLIPAMRSRAHRSSVPVAIHWDHGGTYEQIIAAIHAGFTSVMIDASLLPFEENVALTRKVVEAAHAVGVQVEGELGTIGANDSYGESGAAEIIYTNPADAVRFVKETGVDSLAIAIGTSHGLYPTEKNPELRHDLLEEIKAAVGIPLVLHGGSSNPDSELRRAVELGVNKINISSDIKVSYHNRMREILGTDQRLREPNAIQPEPIAAMKVTAAEKIDLFGADGKAGLY, encoded by the coding sequence GTGCTCTACACCGGTAAATCCATCCTCGATGTCGCCAATGCGAACAACTTCGCGATCCCGGCGTTCAACATCAGCGACTGGGCGATGTTCAACGGCATCATGGACATCAGCGAGGAGAAGGCCGCCCCGGTCATCATCGCCATCCACCCCGACGAGGTGTCCCACATCACAACCGACCTGATTCCGGCGATGCGCTCGCGCGCGCACCGCTCGAGCGTGCCGGTCGCGATCCATTGGGATCACGGCGGCACGTACGAGCAGATCATCGCAGCGATCCACGCGGGGTTCACCTCGGTCATGATCGACGCCTCACTGCTGCCGTTCGAGGAGAACGTCGCGCTCACGCGCAAGGTCGTCGAGGCGGCACACGCGGTGGGCGTGCAGGTCGAAGGTGAGCTCGGCACGATCGGAGCCAACGACAGCTACGGCGAGTCCGGTGCGGCAGAGATCATCTACACGAACCCGGCTGATGCGGTGCGGTTCGTGAAGGAGACGGGCGTCGACAGTCTGGCGATCGCGATCGGCACCTCGCACGGGCTGTACCCCACCGAGAAGAACCCTGAGCTGCGCCACGACCTCCTCGAGGAGATCAAGGCCGCCGTCGGCATCCCGCTGGTGCTGCACGGGGGGTCATCCAACCCTGATTCGGAGTTGCGCCGGGCCGTCGAATTGGGCGTGAACAAGATCAACATCTCCAGCGACATCAAAGTGTCGTACCACAACCGCATGCGGGAGATCCTCGGAACGGATCAGCGCCTGCGTGAGCCGAATGCGATCCAACCCGAGCCGATCGCGGCGATGAAGGTGACCGCGGCTGAGAAGATCGACCTGTTCGGTGCAGACGGCAAAGCCGGGTTGTACTGA
- a CDS encoding ADP-dependent glucokinase/phosphofructokinase, whose protein sequence is MIGDVDGQLVLGLGGTVDYELRWDSAVLERLAQRHRVRQDELTVTATIIDERSLLLTVLAFMASGSGGERFVASSDVVERFAAHFAYDVTLGGTGVRAGLVLDALGIASVQHLVSIDDNVRRLLPDGITIVSSAETDSLDPHLIVQYPTGARVGLVDGEVVSPGANRLIFANDPPNRSMAIAADLAEELERASAFLISGFNTMQDHDLLTQRLDELRAAMRRLPPGALVYYEDAGFYTRAFADTVRSRLLPSIDVYGMNEDELQEYLGRTVDLLDPLAVASALGEVRTIIPVPALVVHTRYWALATGPDAARHRPALESAVRVAATRYRCGDGFTAADAQETASMRRHDGGVALVRSIEEMIPDAVGVAAFALDVETPTTVGLGDTFVGGFLAVLLQPRAQA, encoded by the coding sequence ATGATCGGCGACGTGGACGGTCAGCTGGTGCTCGGGCTCGGCGGAACCGTCGACTACGAGTTGCGGTGGGACTCGGCCGTGCTCGAACGGCTCGCCCAGCGGCACCGCGTGCGGCAGGACGAGCTGACGGTGACCGCGACGATCATCGACGAGCGCTCGCTTCTCCTCACGGTTCTCGCGTTCATGGCGAGCGGCTCCGGTGGTGAACGGTTCGTCGCGTCGTCCGACGTGGTCGAGCGCTTCGCCGCACACTTCGCGTACGACGTGACCCTCGGCGGCACCGGCGTGCGGGCAGGGCTGGTGCTCGATGCCCTCGGCATCGCCAGCGTGCAGCATCTGGTGAGCATCGACGACAACGTGCGACGGTTGCTCCCGGACGGCATCACGATCGTGTCGTCCGCCGAGACCGACAGCCTGGACCCGCACCTGATCGTGCAGTATCCGACTGGGGCGCGCGTCGGGCTGGTCGACGGCGAGGTAGTCTCGCCCGGCGCCAACCGGCTCATCTTCGCCAACGATCCTCCGAATCGTTCGATGGCGATCGCAGCAGACCTCGCGGAGGAGCTCGAGCGGGCTTCGGCGTTCCTCATCTCGGGTTTCAACACGATGCAGGATCACGATCTGCTCACGCAACGGCTCGACGAGCTGCGTGCAGCGATGCGGCGCCTTCCTCCCGGTGCACTCGTGTACTACGAGGATGCCGGTTTCTACACGCGCGCCTTCGCAGACACGGTGCGGAGCCGACTGCTGCCCTCCATCGACGTCTACGGCATGAACGAGGATGAGCTGCAGGAGTACCTCGGCCGCACGGTCGACCTGCTCGATCCGCTGGCTGTGGCGAGCGCGCTCGGTGAGGTCCGCACGATCATCCCGGTTCCCGCCCTGGTGGTGCACACGCGGTACTGGGCGCTCGCGACCGGACCTGATGCGGCCCGGCACCGCCCGGCGCTGGAAAGCGCGGTACGCGTGGCAGCGACGCGTTATCGCTGCGGCGACGGCTTCACCGCAGCGGACGCCCAAGAGACCGCGTCGATGCGTCGGCACGACGGGGGAGTGGCCCTGGTGCGTTCGATCGAAGAGATGATCCCGGATGCCGTGGGCGTCGCCGCTTTCGCGCTCGACGTGGAGACGCCCACGACGGTCGGCCTCGGCGACACGTTCGTCGGTGGCTTCCTCGCCGTCCTCCTCCAGCCGAGGGCGCAGGCATGA
- a CDS encoding class I mannose-6-phosphate isomerase, producing the protein MNPIVLPANRPPERFYRGGARISAFRGEAHAAPREPEDWVGSTTTIRGEERLGLTLLPDGRFLRDAMAADPVAWLGSAHVQRWGADARLLVKLLDAGQRLPVHAHPHDDFAASHLGRAHGKAEAWYILEGGVVHVGLREDVSTLTLADLVFRQDVEGLLGLLHTIEVKPGDVVWVPPGELHAIGDGVLLVELQQPEDLSILLEWAGFEIDGPGEGHLGLGFDVALTAVTTTGRPSAEMGGLVQAAPPSGSVFPHAADEYFRLERLPLRGTEVLHPGFAIVIVIDGVVEVAGQPVATGATVLVPAAARHEVSGHGELLIARPPTP; encoded by the coding sequence ATGAACCCGATCGTCCTGCCGGCCAACCGCCCGCCGGAGCGTTTCTACCGTGGTGGTGCCCGCATCTCCGCGTTCCGCGGCGAAGCCCACGCGGCACCGCGGGAGCCGGAGGACTGGGTCGGCTCCACCACGACGATCCGCGGTGAGGAGCGTCTCGGCCTGACGTTGCTTCCCGATGGGCGGTTTCTCCGCGACGCGATGGCCGCGGACCCGGTGGCCTGGCTCGGCAGCGCCCACGTGCAGCGGTGGGGCGCGGACGCCCGCCTGCTGGTGAAGCTCCTCGATGCCGGACAGCGGCTGCCCGTGCACGCTCATCCGCATGATGACTTCGCCGCCTCGCACCTCGGACGCGCGCACGGCAAAGCCGAAGCCTGGTACATCCTCGAGGGCGGTGTCGTCCATGTCGGACTCCGCGAAGACGTGTCGACGCTGACACTCGCCGACCTCGTCTTCCGTCAGGACGTCGAGGGGCTCCTGGGCCTCTTGCACACTATCGAGGTCAAGCCGGGCGACGTCGTGTGGGTCCCGCCGGGGGAACTGCACGCGATCGGCGACGGGGTCCTGCTGGTCGAACTCCAGCAACCCGAAGATCTGTCGATCCTCCTCGAGTGGGCGGGATTCGAGATCGACGGTCCGGGCGAGGGGCATCTCGGGCTCGGCTTCGATGTCGCACTCACGGCGGTGACCACGACCGGTCGTCCTTCCGCAGAGATGGGCGGGCTCGTGCAGGCGGCGCCACCGTCAGGGTCTGTCTTCCCTCACGCGGCTGACGAGTACTTCCGCCTGGAGCGGCTTCCCCTGCGCGGCACGGAGGTGCTGCACCCCGGATTCGCGATCGTGATCGTGATCGACGGGGTGGTCGAAGTGGCAGGCCAGCCCGTAGCCACGGGAGCGACAGTGCTCGTCCCCGCCGCAGCGCGCCATGAGGTCAGCGGCCACGGAGAGCTGCTGATCGCGCGCCCGCCGACGCCATGA
- a CDS encoding DUF3817 domain-containing protein has translation MPEPKVASFPAIRGALKFYQIASIITGVMLLLLVAEMVLKYTPIRLELFAGGSGGPLWFAPVVEGPEGLESTGDGANLSLFILVAHGWFYVVYLFACFRVWSLMRWPFLRFILLALGGVIPLLSFFMEAIVARDVKAYLATREAADASATTPGTPVSKEGAR, from the coding sequence ATGCCCGAACCGAAAGTCGCCAGCTTTCCGGCGATCCGCGGTGCGCTGAAGTTCTACCAGATCGCTTCGATCATCACCGGAGTCATGCTGCTCCTGCTGGTCGCCGAGATGGTGCTGAAGTACACGCCGATCCGCCTCGAACTCTTCGCCGGAGGGTCCGGTGGGCCGCTGTGGTTCGCGCCGGTCGTCGAAGGGCCGGAGGGGCTCGAGTCGACGGGTGACGGCGCCAACCTGTCGCTGTTCATCCTCGTCGCCCACGGCTGGTTCTACGTCGTGTATCTTTTCGCATGCTTCCGCGTGTGGAGCCTGATGCGCTGGCCGTTCCTGCGCTTCATCCTGCTCGCGCTCGGCGGAGTCATCCCGCTGCTGTCGTTCTTCATGGAGGCCATCGTCGCTCGCGACGTGAAGGCCTACCTCGCCACCAGGGAGGCAGCAGATGCCTCCGCGACGACCCCAGGGACCCCGGTCTCCAAGGAAGGTGCCCGTTGA
- the guaA gene encoding glutamine-hydrolyzing GMP synthase produces MTDQSETQQRPALVVDFGAQYAQLIARRVREAGVYSEIVPHTATAEEIAAKNPVAIILSGGPSSVYEEGAPRLDPAVFELGVPTLGICYGFQYMAQTLGGEVAHTGLREYGATDAVISGDGGVLLGGQPAAQNVWMSHGDQVAKAPDGFEVLATTDATKVAAFANEERGFYGVQWHPEVKHSDHGQRVLENFLHKGARLASDWNSDNVIAEQIERIREQVGDARVISALSGGVDSAVSTALVHKAIGDQLTAVFVDHGLLRKGEREQVEKDYVESTGVRLITVDAAETFLGHLRGVTDPEEKRKIIGREFIRAFEKVQLDLVAEAKASGGAPVKFLVQGTLYPDVVESGGGAGTANIKSHHNVGGLPDDLDFELIEPLRALFKDEVRAIGRELGIPEAIVGRQPFPGPGLGIRIIGEVTADRLEILREADAIAREELTKAGLDQEIWQCPVVLLADVRSVGVQGDGRTYGHPIVLRPVSSEDAMTADWTRLPYDVLSKISNRITNGVRDVNRVVLDVTSKPPGTIEWE; encoded by the coding sequence TTGACTGACCAGTCCGAGACCCAGCAGCGTCCGGCGCTCGTGGTCGATTTCGGCGCGCAGTACGCGCAGCTGATCGCCCGACGCGTCCGAGAAGCAGGCGTGTACAGCGAGATCGTGCCCCACACCGCCACCGCAGAAGAGATCGCGGCCAAGAACCCCGTGGCCATCATCCTCTCCGGCGGTCCCTCATCGGTCTATGAAGAAGGCGCTCCGCGCCTCGACCCGGCGGTTTTCGAGCTCGGCGTGCCGACACTCGGCATCTGCTACGGCTTCCAGTACATGGCGCAGACGCTCGGCGGCGAGGTCGCGCACACCGGCCTGCGTGAGTACGGTGCGACGGATGCCGTCATCTCCGGTGACGGCGGCGTCCTGCTCGGCGGGCAGCCGGCCGCGCAGAACGTGTGGATGAGCCACGGCGATCAGGTCGCCAAGGCTCCCGACGGGTTCGAGGTGCTCGCCACCACCGACGCCACCAAGGTCGCGGCCTTCGCGAACGAGGAGCGGGGCTTCTACGGTGTGCAGTGGCACCCCGAGGTGAAGCACTCCGACCACGGCCAGCGGGTCCTGGAGAACTTCCTGCACAAGGGTGCACGCCTGGCATCCGACTGGAACAGCGACAATGTGATCGCCGAGCAGATCGAGCGCATCCGGGAGCAGGTGGGTGACGCCCGTGTCATCTCGGCACTGTCCGGTGGCGTCGACTCCGCGGTGTCGACCGCGCTGGTGCACAAGGCGATCGGAGACCAGCTGACCGCGGTCTTCGTCGATCACGGCCTTCTCCGCAAGGGCGAGCGTGAACAGGTCGAGAAGGACTACGTCGAATCGACGGGGGTCCGTCTGATCACGGTCGACGCCGCCGAGACGTTCCTCGGTCACCTCCGGGGCGTCACCGACCCCGAGGAGAAGCGCAAGATCATCGGCCGCGAGTTCATCCGGGCGTTCGAGAAGGTCCAGCTCGATCTGGTCGCCGAGGCCAAGGCGTCGGGTGGCGCTCCGGTGAAGTTCCTCGTGCAGGGCACGCTGTATCCCGACGTCGTCGAGTCGGGTGGCGGTGCCGGCACAGCGAACATCAAGTCGCACCACAACGTCGGCGGACTCCCCGATGACCTCGACTTCGAGTTGATCGAGCCGCTGCGCGCACTGTTCAAGGATGAGGTTCGCGCCATCGGACGCGAGCTCGGCATCCCCGAGGCGATCGTCGGGCGTCAGCCCTTCCCCGGCCCCGGCCTCGGCATCCGCATCATCGGCGAGGTGACGGCCGACCGACTCGAGATCCTTCGCGAGGCCGATGCCATCGCGCGGGAAGAGCTCACCAAGGCCGGGCTCGACCAGGAGATCTGGCAGTGCCCTGTCGTGCTCCTCGCCGATGTTCGCTCCGTGGGTGTGCAGGGCGACGGCCGTACGTACGGCCACCCGATCGTGCTGCGTCCGGTCTCCAGCGAAGACGCGATGACGGCGGACTGGACCCGCCTGCCGTACGACGTGCTGTCGAAGATCTCGAACCGCATCACCAACGGCGTCCGTGACGTGAACCGCGTCGTTCTCGACGTGACCTCGAAGCCGCCGGGAACGATCGAGTGGGAGTAG
- a CDS encoding glycosyltransferase has translation MGVEGAAAQVLPDAEYLVLSSRLIPGLDGGYTIATLARARQLAGAGVAGGAGPQLLTFDPGTANAHAEHRQKFAERGMLTEPSRMRNLFDEAVAPRGGGADWLIAAADAAATRDPDVEYRVLADVDGRPFAALPVIAGDPDWHLTEEPVLVYDAAGEVVGGVRGFRGLYRAWLGQVTAGYDDRTIIVICESRQLGELIADWDDPRVRIVHTIHTIHLEAPYTADAPTSPFWTRWLALADRFDAVIWPTATQRDDVAARFESSAVHTVVPNPIAPVVPRSDLREPGLVVVLGRLAAGKRVDQAIRAFLTADVPGTRLEIWGGGPEQERLAKLIEDLGAGDRIDLAGYTDDPGRVLDRASVVMTATAFEGQPLSIVEAMLHGAPVVSYDVRYGIRDVLGAGGGVLVPDGDVDALAATLRRVLEDPALLARLSAEAPQVAAAWSPEKSLAALTAVLADAAARPSRR, from the coding sequence GTGGGAGTAGAAGGCGCTGCGGCACAGGTTCTCCCTGATGCCGAGTACCTGGTGCTGTCCAGTCGACTGATCCCGGGTCTGGACGGCGGCTACACGATCGCGACGCTCGCGCGCGCCCGCCAGCTCGCCGGCGCAGGTGTCGCCGGGGGTGCGGGTCCGCAGTTGTTGACCTTCGATCCGGGGACGGCGAACGCTCACGCGGAGCACCGGCAGAAGTTCGCCGAACGGGGCATGCTCACCGAACCCTCCCGCATGCGCAACCTGTTCGACGAGGCTGTCGCCCCCCGTGGGGGTGGCGCCGACTGGTTGATCGCGGCGGCGGATGCTGCAGCGACCCGTGATCCCGACGTCGAATACCGCGTGCTCGCCGATGTCGACGGGCGTCCGTTCGCGGCTCTGCCGGTGATCGCCGGCGATCCCGACTGGCACCTCACGGAGGAACCGGTCCTGGTCTACGACGCGGCGGGCGAGGTCGTCGGCGGGGTGCGCGGATTCCGCGGCCTCTACCGGGCATGGTTGGGCCAGGTGACCGCCGGATACGACGACCGCACGATCATCGTGATCTGCGAGTCCCGTCAGCTCGGCGAGCTCATCGCCGACTGGGACGACCCGCGTGTGCGCATCGTTCACACCATCCACACGATCCATCTCGAGGCGCCCTACACCGCCGATGCGCCGACGAGCCCGTTCTGGACCCGATGGCTGGCGCTCGCGGACCGGTTCGACGCCGTGATCTGGCCGACGGCGACGCAGCGCGACGATGTCGCCGCTCGCTTCGAATCCTCCGCGGTGCACACCGTCGTCCCGAACCCGATCGCACCGGTCGTTCCCCGAAGCGACCTTCGGGAGCCCGGGCTGGTCGTCGTGCTCGGACGCCTCGCCGCCGGTAAACGTGTCGATCAGGCGATCCGGGCGTTCCTCACCGCTGACGTCCCGGGGACTCGGCTCGAGATCTGGGGCGGCGGGCCGGAGCAGGAGCGGCTCGCGAAGCTGATCGAGGATCTCGGTGCGGGTGATCGCATCGACCTGGCCGGTTACACCGACGACCCCGGACGAGTGCTCGACCGAGCATCCGTCGTCATGACCGCCACCGCATTCGAGGGGCAGCCCCTCTCTATCGTCGAGGCGATGCTTCACGGCGCGCCCGTCGTCTCGTACGACGTCCGCTACGGCATCCGCGATGTCCTCGGTGCCGGCGGGGGAGTCCTGGTGCCCGACGGCGACGTCGATGCGCTCGCCGCCACGCTCCGCCGCGTGCTCGAAGACCCCGCCCTGCTCGCGCGGCTGAGTGCCGAGGCCCCGCAGGTCGCGGCCGCCTGGAGCCCGGAGAAGTCGCTCGCCGCGCTCACCGCCGTACTCGCGGATGCTGCGGCTCGCCCCTCCCGCCGCTGA